The Ignavibacteria bacterium sequence CATAAGTCGCCCCGAAAATCGGTCACTTCAAGGACAGCACCTTTCAGGGTGCCATTAAGTTTTTCAATAATTACTTCTTTTAGTTCCATATTTTGATAAAGTAAGGCGAAAAAATTCTAAATTAATTGGCGGGAACAATCTCCGCCTTTCCGGGGGTTTATTGTTTTGAAAATCCCATTTCCAAAAGCGGTTTATCCTGAAAATCCCTGCCGCGTGTCTTTGAGATGATATCCTGAATTTCCATGAGTGCATTTATCAGGTTTTCAGGGCGCGGAGGGCATCCGGCAGTATAAACATCAACAGGAAGGAACTGGTCTATTCCCTGCACTACTGAATAAGTGCGGTACATGCCGCCGGTTGAGGTGCAGGCGCCCATTGCTATAACCCATTTCGGGTCGGGCATCTGGTCGTATATTTTCCTTAC is a genomic window containing:
- the nuoB gene encoding NADH-quinone oxidoreductase subunit NuoB produces the protein MGLEAKLTSDGFITTTIDAVIAWARKNSVWPMPMGISCCAIEMMAVADPKYDLARFGSEVMRFSPRQSDLMIVAGTVTYKMSKVVRKIYDQMPDPKWVIAMGACTSTGGMYRTYSVVQGIDQFLPVDVYTAGCPPRPENLINALMEIQDIISKTRGRDFQDKPLLEMGFSKQ